The stretch of DNA ATGATCGCCGTCAGACCCTCGCGGATGTCGTCGCCCGTGAGGTTGTCGTCCTTCTCCCGCAGCAGCCTGCGGTCCCTCGCGTACTTGTTGACGAGGGTCGTCAGCGCGCCGCGGAAGCCCTCCTCGTGCGTACCGCCCTCATGGGTGTGGATGGTGTTGGCGAAGGAGTAGACGCCCTCGCTGTATCCCGTGTTCCACTGCATCGCGACCTCGGCCGACAGCAGCCGGTCCTTGTCCTCGGCCTCGATGTCGATCACGGAGGGGTGAATGACCTCGCCCTTGCGGGAGTTGAGGTACTTCACGAAGTCGACGATGCCGCCCTCGTAGTGGTACGTCACCGTCCTGACCTCGGGGGCCTCCTCGGCCTCGGCCACATCGGCGCTCTCGGCGCCCACGGTGGCCTTCGCCGATTCCCGCTCGTCGGTGAGTTTGAGAGTCAGCCCCTTGTTGAGGAAGGCCATCTCCTGGAAGCGCCGCGACAGCGTCTCGAAGGAGTACTCCGTGGACTCGAAGATGTCACCGTCGGCCCAGAACGTGACCGAGGTGCCGCTCTCCTCCGTCTCCTCGTTGCGCTCCAGAGGGGCGACGGGGACGCCGAGCCGGTAATCCTGAGTCCAGCGGTAGCCGTCGCACTTGACCTCGACGGCCAGGCGCGAGGAGAGCGCGTTGACGACGGACACACCGACGCCGTGCAGACCACCGGAGACCGCGTAGCCGCCGCCGCCGAACTTTCCACCCGCGTGCAGGACCGTCAGCACGACCTCGACGGCCGGCTTGCCCTCGGAGGGCACGATCCCCACCGGGATACCGCGGCCGTTGTCGACCACGCGCACGCCGCCGTCGGCCAGGATCGTCACGTCGATCGTGTCGGCGTGACCGGCCAGCGCCTCGTCGACGGAGTTGTCGACGACCTCATAGACAAGGTGGTGCAGGCCCCGCTCACCGGTCGAGCCGATGTACATGCCCGGTCGCTTGCGGACCGCGTCCAGCCCCTCAAGGACCGTGATCGCGCTTGCGTCGTAGGACGCCGTGACCTCGGACGAAGAGATACCGCTGGTCAGCGTCGACTCCGCACGGAGGACCGAGTCGCCTGTCAGGGACTCACCACCGGACACGGACGCGTCGACACCGTCAGGAACGGCGCCGTTCACGGTGCCAGGACCGGTCGCGCTGTCGGCGCCGTTCTCCTCGGGGGCAGTAGACGGGATGTTCTCGTTGGGGTTGCCGGAATCGGCCACGAAGCGCCCTTTCTGGCACAGCACAGGCCTGGCCCCCGGCGAACGGAGGCGG from Streptomyces tsukubensis encodes:
- the gyrB gene encoding DNA topoisomerase (ATP-hydrolyzing) subunit B, with the protein product MLCQKGRFVADSGNPNENIPSTAPEENGADSATGPGTVNGAVPDGVDASVSGGESLTGDSVLRAESTLTSGISSSEVTASYDASAITVLEGLDAVRKRPGMYIGSTGERGLHHLVYEVVDNSVDEALAGHADTIDVTILADGGVRVVDNGRGIPVGIVPSEGKPAVEVVLTVLHAGGKFGGGGYAVSGGLHGVGVSVVNALSSRLAVEVKCDGYRWTQDYRLGVPVAPLERNEETEESGTSVTFWADGDIFESTEYSFETLSRRFQEMAFLNKGLTLKLTDERESAKATVGAESADVAEAEEAPEVRTVTYHYEGGIVDFVKYLNSRKGEVIHPSVIDIEAEDKDRLLSAEVAMQWNTGYSEGVYSFANTIHTHEGGTHEEGFRGALTTLVNKYARDRRLLREKDDNLTGDDIREGLTAIISVKLGEPQFEGQTKTKLGNTEAKTFVQKVVYEHLADWFDRNPNEASDIIRKGIAAATARVAARKARDLTRRKGLLETASLPGKLSDCQSNDPTKCEIFIVEGDSAGGSAKSGRNPQYQAILPIRGKILNVEKARIDKILQNQEIQALISAFGTGVHEDFDIEKLRYHKIILMADADVDGQHISTLLLTFLFRFMRPLVEAGHVFLSRPPLYKIKWGRDDFEYAYSDRERDALIALGREQGKRIRDDSVQRFKGLGEMNAEELRITTMDTDHRVLGQVTLDDAAQADDLFSVLMGEDVEARRQFIQRNAKDVRFLDI